gtacatacatacatatgtgtgaggCTTGTGGAACTGTTTATATCAGTGCTTCCCAACTGGTGcgattattattacattattgtgTTTTAATATCATTAGTAAAACCAGTGATTTTACAAAACAGTGCAAGATAAGAGGGTAAACGGAGAGGAGAAGTCAATGCATTTGTCAacttatatatattacaatttcaaccatcgaatatttttattttctatacaatgaattttgttttatactgaataaattcaatctattttaatatgGCTTGTATTTAAGGTCAGTGAGTAATACTATCGTTAACTGACTGCTTATTCAATTTTATCCAAATAGTACGCTATTATcatcaaattttcataaaagTTACAGACCATTTCTTGAACAAACcgattgtttatttaaaaaattgacaatttacTAAATGAAAACTCggcatttattgaaaaaaccgACCATTTCTTTGGACAAccaccatataatgaaaaaaaaaactgacttTCTATACAAACTGatcaatttaatgaaaacaCTGACCATTCAACGAAAAAAAACTGATTATTCGTTGAAAAAAAGCTGACCAGATCTTGAACAAACatcatttaatgaaaaaactgaccatttaatgaaaaaaaaattagccaCTTACTGAAAAAACTGACCATTCAACGAAAAAAACTGATTATTCGTTGAGAAAAAAATTAGCCTCTTATTGAAAAAATCTGACCATTTTTCGAACAAACatcatttaatgaaaaaactgatctttttattaaaaaaactgatcatttaattaaaaaactgactatttgatgaaaaaaaaactgattattgaaaaaaatttagccACTTACCGCATAAACtgatcatttattgaaaaaaaaaactgatttgGTCTTTTTGATAAGAGAGAAAATTTTCATGgcattaaatttgtatttttttttgcttaaatataaaaaaaccagGTTTATTGTTTTGGAAAATATTATCgaatactaaaaaataaaaataaaaatattcaacaatagAAATGTAACTTTCGAAGAGGACAGTCACGTTAGTAATCAATTTACTATGAAACGAGGATAAAAGCCAattctaattaattaaatatattgataattcgattgaacaaatattttataaagtaaaacaaaaatatgtacaaaaaaaaaaaacttataacaACCCCCAAACAtacgtaaataaaattgatttgtaaattattttttaaaaagaaatcgtacaattcaattaaaatctaCACACAACGTATCATTGCGAAAGAAATACAAACTAATCGACATTTATCCACGACATCAAAACAAATTGGAAAGCACCGAAGTATGTAGATGATCACACACAAACATCAAAACAACGtctaaatattcattaaatatatgGTGAGGggggtaaaaattaaattaaataaaaaacagaaaGAAAAACACTCAAAAACGGTATACATGCGTACACAGACTTACATGTGAAGATGAATAACAAACGGGATAGAGGCAAGACACGGATGACACGACTGTGATAGCTCAGTCAAGCGTGTAGCATCCTCTCGACTTCGGGCGGTGACGCTGGGGTGTGTGCGTTGGGCGCGCTGTTGGGGATATTGTCCAGGTCGTCGGGTTCCGACAGCAGGTGGTAGACAGCAACTCCGCCGGCCGCACCCTCAACAGCTGCCACAGTATACAAGCCGTTCCTCAAGACACCGacaatacaacactcaccacatTCACGCTCATCCAaatacaacacacacacacacacacacaccgttCGACTGCTGAACGATCGGACAGACGACCGATCCGAATGTCCGACCCTTCAGACAcctgtttattttcaaattttttttatatatgtatatacgcgtCGTCATTCGAAACCtactgaatattatatattgtttggATTTGATATTAATCTTatcgtaaatataaatatatatatatatatatatatatatatatatatatatatatatatatatatatatatatatatatatatatatatatatatatatatatatatatatatactttgtaaataaacatgcaaatacacgcacgcacacacattttatacatttatatatgtactaggcAGTTATAATTGTCtgcttttttttgtaaattgttttttaatactGTTCAAGGTCATCGTGGCGAAAATCTCGAGGCAATGTTGCTAATCGGCTAATTATATTGTGCATAATtgacgaaaatttttattttgtatgaaaaattctACCGGCCGATTAACCCTTTTGAGTGCTGTCGTCTTTTCTGTTgtaagcccgccacgctgaaaatttcgccgacatttccaactagatttatttagaaatcccatagaaagcaggtataaaaattgtagctaattcaaacaaaccctagaggatttttgtaaaggtgtgtttagactctctaatatatcttgtcTATTAACggatgtatttttccaaaagtagttccatcttcttcattgttgttaaaatgtaatgctcacaatctaaatgccaagccacaatctaaaatactcggcagttaaggatctccatcgagaaattctgctatggttgtaaattcagaaattccggtgtccGGTGCCCTTTATGAacatattcaatgcatttttttttcaatgctacctggaaaggctgagcaagtagtattcttgtttagtttttacatatttaaaaatcaacgtACGACAataggcgtatttcaggctgatggacttgttggcaaaacgccgatcggcgttggtcagcattcaaagggttgaaTCGATCAGACCGAAGAGATGTCCAATTGCATCAACTTCAGTTATTGAATTGTGTCCTTGGAGCATGACGGTGATAAGTTCAAAAATTCCAATTAggtcgaaaacacactgagtagtaCGGGAGGTCACGTCCTTTGGCGCACTGCAGTGACCGTTTCACAGTGGGGGTTACATGTGCAGAGTGCACATGTTTAGGAGCtagcacgtgtatgcatatccatatgcaaacGAGATCAAGTTTCTCTCAGTGTACCATGTACacatatgggctaggggtgctgcgtttttttcacaagtttaaaagtatctaagaaaaaaaacacgtaccactcagtgtgttttcgcccttaatccAGAGTTGTGTATTAATGTTTTAAAGGCTGCAACAAATCAAGAATGACTGAATATAATAATGACAATTCTTCACAATTGTACTCAGGCTAATTATAAATTTGGACTATATTTAATACTATGTAGTTTTGCCTGTTTTTCGGCAATCGACCGATGGAATGAGTCCAGCTTGCTGAAATGATTGGCCTGGAAAAAATGATCAGATGAGACGTCTAATACCAACTAAAACAATTACTCGAGACCttgaatagtattaaaaaaaaaaatgaccacaAACACATTGCGGACAATTGTACTCGTCCTCGTGTATCATATCAATATGTACTTCCACATTGAAGATAtgcattaataaatcaatctcGGTTATTTAGGTGAGAACatgcaaatattatatcaaaataaacaaatcacaCCTTCAATGCGGTCAATATCATAACCACAcattgttataaaatatatatgtatataaaaaaaaaaaaaaatttcacgcAAAACTTTTACAATCTCTCGCcacgtaatataatattatattacacattaataataataaaattgtcttATTCAAACTTAATCTTGATCAtattgttaaacaaaaaaaactttctcGTCGAATCGACTGAATTCACTAaaacgttatatatgtatatatacgttgTCCAACTTCGATTGATTTAATTACACGACACGTGTTCGTCTTTACTCCATGGTCGTCGGCATGAAAATAATATTGGGTGCAGAGAGTCTGTGACGTGGGCGTGCTTTTTGGGAGAGTAGGAGACGTTGAGAGTGTAGGGAAGAGCGACGGACGGGTTTAGATTGCTCACCAGAGTCCCAGCCTTCTTCGGGCTCGGCCGAACCCTCACTGTCGTCCTCTCCCACACTGCTGGAGGGAGAAGCGGGAGCGGCCTCCCCGCCAAAGTTGTCCAGGGGCACCCGTTGCCCCCACGAGGAATCTTCAGGAACGCATTGCATCACTAATTGCACCTGAAATCGTAACGATATGATACAAACACGTACACGGCAAGTTCGATCGATTCAAAACCTGGATCTTGTTTGCAAATGAACGAGTATACACAAACAGAAACAACCGAGAAGAATGCTAGAACTATGTAGATCACTTTAACGCTTTATGTATATGCTAGCAACTCACCCGTGAGTCGCACATTGTACGCCATCGTCTCACGGGTGAGTTGCGTGGATTTCTCTTCCAAAACGTACTATATTTAAGGTTTCAAAACAAGCACCGTCTATGGACGAACTtggttacaaaaataaaaaggaatgATTTGAGATTATCGGCATTCATTCAATTATATGGAGAATTCTGAAACGTCGATAAACTTTCGTGCATCCTGACAAATGTCATGCATATGCATGCAAGTTCACTCCAAGCCTCGAATTATGCAAGTCAAATCAagtcattatttttttgcatgttcAACTGGCGTGCAGGTAAAGATCAATTGATGAGGGGTGCCAAACCATAACGTAGCAAATGCCACATATACCCGAATGCGTTGTATGTGCCAGCCtttactaatttttatttttacacagatatatactaggaaggccccAATGCGCATATAATTAcgaacaatacagcattttcaTAACATAAATCACCGTATTTCttgaagctgaagaacacgaaatcaacaatttattaattaatccattgatacatctatgaatttttagacttgtatataaatttttacaaattgtacatacattaatacagaagatttgtgacagcaggtaggatgattttttttgccaattcaggaaccatttcaacaatgatcagataaaattggcaaactccgatcgaCTTGAACTCACAAACAtgcaagtctaaccagcagtatattaaagattagttcgggatcgaacccaataatctcttgttgacattttaagcaaatttggAATGCCGCCTACTATGAGTAGAAACTTGAAGTATCAGGTCATAACGTTGTATGTAAGTGCGTAATTAGTTTCACAGTCAGTATTGTATAGATGGATATACATCAGTATATTTAGAGAGTCCTGTGGAATTTTTCTGTATAAATATTGCGTAAGACATGATTAGCACCAAAAAGCTGATGATTTATTCAGCCAACATGATCAGGGTAACCATCTGAGTTGAAAGATGATGCTACAGAAGTTGTCAATATATTGTTATGAAAGTGGTACAAAAAACGTcattggtaaacggattatttcgcacattgcgatcgcgcacacaacaatcgttgccatgacaatcgcgaatatggaatatttagcactcgagttcttgttagtatgatagtttgcATGAGTAAATCTTGATGGATGGATTTTTCCATCGataatagagattttagtgacttttgcgagatcgttttgtgcggaataatcaccgaaccaacgCCATTATGGCACTCAAAATgctttgtgcaatttttactttatttatgtacgtagtaacaatagaagttttgtgattttcaCTAATATCTAAGATTAATTGATTGCTCATTGAACGATTATAATACCTCGCAAAAGAATTATATCTCATCAATAAATGTTGCgagtatgaatttatttaaacagtTTTAAGTCTCTCTTGAAGACTGAATTTTCTGGCACTTAAAACGTTATGGTTTGGCACCCCTTAAATATTTCGCGACTGGCAGGTAAGTGGTTAATGGAAGGTTTATAGCAGACATTTTATCTTTGagaaatttttcatgtttaaTTATGGTAGTTATAAATCATATAGTGAACTTCTGTAACCTTTGACTTTTTGCAAGATttagttgtaaataaaatttctctCTTTAAATCCTATTTCGTTTAACTGGGCAGTAGGCAATATCTGGATTTTGATTCCTATTGACCGGGACATCTTAACTGATTAATAGAAATCGCGTATTTTGCTTCTTACTGCCGAGCTATATGCAATTATCAATGTCACTATGgctcaatttgaaaatattcagaTTAAATCACACACCATCGACACTTATTGTCTgttttccaataaataaaacgatGAAGAATGAGTAGATGGTACTTGAAAGTCGAAATCACGATATCTTAATAGTGGATCAATACTTAAAACTTATGTACAGATATAATCCATACATTTGGGTGTCTATAGCAGTGATGACGAACCTATGACCCGCGCGTCAGACACTGACCCCAGAAGGCTTTTTGAATGACCCACGTGTTGACGCGtgcgaattaaaataattactaatAACATTGAAAGGGAAGTGTACTGGTCTTGATATTTCTaaagaatttaataatacatttaaccattttcccgcggccgtcttctatggaagtttTGCGCGGCAAGTCTATAGCGCAGACTTGCGGCAAGTCTGtatcttccatagaatttctgaactttgcacgggattttgagccttatatgcgcctatttcaactgttttaaggttcaaaattggttgaatatattactgagagttgaatgccacctattcaatttacttaaaattcatatataccagtcaagattagttttttgtggaaccatactgaaacctcgtttatgtgacgtcacgtctgttgaacaatggcgacgatacgtctcaattgtatgaagaatgattatttgacaattaagtcAAAACTACGaggtatattatgtattttattgtttaaaataatacttctataagtttaaaaacattttccaatGTAATGCCAGTTGTAATAAAAGTTATCAACTTCATAAATGCAAGAGgtcttaatataaatttttgacgatgacctttattttttactcttcacttgtaaaatgaaaagaaaacgtaAACCTTTTTGAAGGATTAACTGTTAAACTTTTCTGTTAACAAATCTTTGGATTTCCAAATTTATCTTTttaccccccctcccccttcaAATGACTTCACTGACTTAGTGACCCATAGACtagttctaaaaaatataattaacgaAATTTGACCCACCTCTCAAAAACGTTCGCCATCACTGGTCTATAGTGTAATTTACACACCGCTACAATGAAAAGTGAAAATTTGTAGCTTAACACATTGAATGAAATCACCGAAACGATTAAACAACACATAAAtactgaactacatacatatttcattaaaaatatatatgcagaAAAGCACTGCGAGTATCATTCGGATCACGCCACTTCTCACTCACATCcaagaggaaaaaaaaaataccttaaaATCGGAAGCGTATGTTTTATGTTGCGTATCTTTATGTGCATCATCCAACTCCCATTTGTTTAACGTTAATTTGTACGTCGGCGAGGTTGAACCTGAAATGAGACacgaatacaataaaaaagatGACAAAATCAAAACGGACTCATCAGGCGAGTCGACTGACCGTTTCTTTCCGACGTGGGTTCTCCTACGGCTTTCGCATTGTACGTGACAAAAAACGTATTGAACCAAAAGTGAAACAGCTTTTCTTTGCTGATCGCAATTTTGGGCTTGTTAAAAACCTCGACTTTTATATCGCCGACGATCGGCGTGCACCGGTCCAGCTGGATACGGATACACGACGGGCTTTTTCTAGCTTCGGAGAGACTTACTATACCCTGtcacagacacacacaaacaacaattaaaacaaaataatgaatgaaaacACGCATACGTacgacatttttatattaaaatataataccttttGTGACGATTGACGATTAGCTGCCAACACGCTAAACTCTAACGAACCCTGACCGCCGTTTAATGACGGCGGGGGTTGCATTAATAATTCGAGTATGAGTAACGTCGGCGGTTTGTATAAACTTACTACACTGCTAGTAGGGGAAGAGACGGCTATTTCAGAAAGATACTTGTTCAAAAGAATGGCATAATATTCAACGTATCGTCGTTGCGACGGTATTGTAACACCTGAAACGTAAACAAATGCAATATTACAACACGATGAGACGGCAGAATCAATCTATACATATGGCATCCTTCGAGCAAAACGGTGACAACTCTACGATTTATTAATCTACTTTCATATTCGAGCACTGAAATCAAATAGGGGGAGTACCCTGAACTCCCcctatttgaaatttatagatTCTGGAGAATTCCAAGGTTATTAGATTGATTATTATCATGGAGAATACAACTGCACTATTGTGTATACGATGGGTCTGAGCCTTTATTGTTCTCGAGGGGTTAATTGATCTTGATTCAGAGACCCCCGGTGTAATCTGTTATGGCTGTGGTAATTAAAAACATCTGAGCTGTTTCTGTTTGAGAAAACTTTTAATTGTTACAGATAGGCCAAGTAAAACATTGTTCGACATTTGTTTGACCCCCAATGTAAATGATTCATAGAATGCTGGTTAAAAACTTATTAAAAGGTTTTGCAGTCTACCATTGCTACCAGTGTAACTTATTTCAAATGCTTACAAACAAAGGCGATATGTATTCAATATTGGGTTTTATTTAAGGATGCCATTAACACTTTGCAATGCAAACATAAATACAGAAATTACAATTAcggtaaaataataatcaatacgAGATTTTAGTTCGAACACTTTTCAAATCAGTTCACACCTTATTAGGTTTTGTTGGTCAAATATAATTCATTCCAATATGTTCAATCAGGTTGAAACACAATTCCAGTTGgaaatttttctttaaattctTCACTCAAGAGAAAATTACTTATGGAGAATATTTCCAATTCAATGTCATAAGACTGTATCAATAAATCCATAAAGTAGTAACATAAAAAATCGACAAGagttcattttcattttattaagcTTAGCAATTGGAAGagatgtatgtaaatttcatcAACCAATAAGAGTTCAGATCCAAAGTTTGTCTACCGTCGTTCTAAATAAAATGGAATATAACACTGTCTAAGAAGATAGTAgacaatataaattttctttcacttttgtttacaccaagcaataaaaaataacattttttaataaccacagcAGACTAATCAATTTTAACCCACTGACttagaatatgacaatgattttagttgatttcttctcgtttatgaaattttagcgttaaaaaaatgcgcaatttttacagatttttggtgtACCGTGTTATTATGCATTCATTACGCCAGTTTTATATTCCACTAGTTTACAAAGACTTGTTTTATTATCTCAATAATCGTACTATTTCGAGCGgtaaagattttaaattatgttttgaGATGTTCTAGATACACCCCTCCTGACTCTTCATCTCGCTCTTTCATCATgaacaaaatcatttttaactCATTTGCCGCTCGAAATAGTACgtttggataaaaaaaaaaaatattgagatagaaaaccaaccCTTTTAAAcgtggtaaagtgaaaaatGAGCTAAATAAGATTATATCAcggaaaaaaagtaatttttaactttcaaaattcgctagataagtattttaaagcaataaaaaatcacatacaGTAGGAATAACATCTGACTATGGATTCCAATATCCATTTTTAGCACAGCAATATtagattttcaataaaaaattgcaaaatccaaaaaaactgtaaaaattgcgcatttttttaaatgctcatatctcataaaagagagcaaaacaacaaaaatcaatgtcatattcgaattcagtgggttatACTTAGTacagattgattagtctccgctccagtgggatttttttgttgctcagtgtcatATTGTGCAAGCAAATTGCGAATATGATCTTAAATATGTAAcctgaaataatattaaatttgcatacaaattGCTTCAACTTTAATAAGTAGccctttaaaatatgtaaaaaataaataccttttTCATCATAAGCTCTCTTTTGACCATAAAATTTTAAGGCTTCAGAAGCAGTTTTAAATTGTTCCGAAAATAACAAATAACAACATATCATCGTGCCTGAAAcgagaataaaaatatacatgaaacGAGAGacgataaaaaatcaatttatttcattcGCGGCGagtcgcaaaatattaaattacgagATACACGTACACAgagaatcaaatttaataaaaacgaaCGAGAAATTCATACGAAATTCAACGAGAAGCGAACGCTTTAATTATATACTCTCATTAAAActtgattattttaatgaaattcgaCACGGAGCCGTCGGACaggtgtaataaaatgacatatataTACCAGTTCTCCCTTTCCCCGCTTTACAATGTACCGCTGCAATATTTTCGGGGTCCTTTGACAGCCACGAGTGCACGTCCTCGCAAAATCTCTGTATAAGTTCTATCGTCGGAGGATTGTGGTCGTCGAATGCGTACACTGCGACCTGAAAAACAGCAGGAAAACGATTCCGTTCAGTAAACGAGGCGATTCACAGTGCAAATATATGTACGAAGCGAGACGAGCCACTCACTCTCATTCTAAATTTGCCCGAGTCGTACGATCGCTCCGAGCATaggttataaattttataatggtCACAGTGGTTGGCTTCCAGCATTCTGAAGACCTCGTCAATGTGATTCCGGTAGATACCCTCCAGTTTATCTCCGGGATATCCCATAGCTATAAGGTTTTTTGTAATATCTGTGACAAAGCGTGTTAAGGAACAATCTCCAGCGACATGGCAATAAATGTGTGAAATAGGCAATATGTGTAAGCTGTATTCTTATATTCTTCATTTTCCTTTAGCGGAAACTAATTATGTCATTTATGGCAAAATCGAGAGTCAAACGGATAGACTTTCAGTACAAACTTTGATATGATAAGACTCAGTGTCTgactgtgtatatttttttaacccgACAATATAATCGGTTGACGTCCCCCATATCTGGTATTCGTTCGTTCTCCGAACGTATTGAACTTCGCtaacattattaattaatatatttgcaaGATTCTAAATTTGTGCAACGAGTTTAATATACTAATATAATACACAAAGCATTTCATCTGTGACATGTTTGCCTCGACATACGCTGATTCACAAGCTGTAAC
This Arctopsyche grandis isolate Sample6627 chromosome 7, ASM5162203v2, whole genome shotgun sequence DNA region includes the following protein-coding sequences:
- the Pten gene encoding phosphatase and tensin-like protein codes for the protein MSGPLAMANPLRNIVSKQRIRYQKDGFNLDLTYITKNLIAMGYPGDKLEGIYRNHIDEVFRMLEANHCDHYKIYNLCSERSYDSGKFRMRVAVYAFDDHNPPTIELIQRFCEDVHSWLSKDPENIAAVHCKAGKGRTGTMICCYLLFSEQFKTASEALKFYGQKRAYDEKGVTIPSQRRYVEYYAILLNKYLSEIAVSSPTSSVVSLYKPPTLLILELLMQPPPSLNGGQGSLEFSVLAANRQSSQKGIVSLSEARKSPSCIRIQLDRCTPIVGDIKVEVFNKPKIAISKEKLFHFWFNTFFVTYNAKAVGEPTSERNGSTSPTYKLTLNKWELDDAHKDTQHKTYASDFKVQLVMQCVPEDSSWGQRVPLDNFGGEAAPASPSSSVGEDDSEGSAEPEEGWDSAVEGAAGGVAVYHLLSEPDDLDNIPNSAPNAHTPASPPEVERMLHA